In Leptospira congkakensis, one DNA window encodes the following:
- a CDS encoding Crp/Fnr family transcriptional regulator codes for MSFFQMVTFPANSYIIVEGKKDANNFYIIREGKVRVTRETAVVGEDPNQVLGPGDFFGVVAAMSQHPQIESATSLTNVSLISVSYDQFGTLIQKSTAVAMNIIRFFSMKLRQFDTTITRLSFRNAVEEDPNELFKIGEYYFQQQNTSHATFAYQSYLKHLPNGQFVPQAKLRLQTINQPFQSAPIDYNKFNRNYKDSEMIFCEHEPGKELFILQSGKVKISKIVNQNEVMLAVLQAGDIFGEMAILDNKPRSASAVAAGDVELLAINKANFEGMVKAQPQLATRLITLLSERIWIAYKQLANLLLKDPQGRIVDTLMTLAEKNRIKVTPKQAYNFEIGTKDLLKMVGLTDPKDELIISDIMKNNKFIRMDMGKIVCSDMAELEKLVQFYHKKANMENKLKKLK; via the coding sequence ATGTCGTTTTTTCAAATGGTTACTTTCCCGGCGAACTCCTACATCATTGTAGAGGGGAAAAAGGATGCGAACAATTTCTATATCATCCGCGAGGGGAAGGTACGTGTCACTCGTGAGACGGCTGTTGTCGGCGAAGATCCGAACCAAGTTTTAGGACCTGGTGATTTTTTCGGTGTAGTTGCTGCCATGAGCCAACACCCTCAGATCGAATCTGCCACTTCACTTACCAATGTATCTTTAATTTCTGTTAGTTACGACCAGTTTGGAACCTTAATCCAAAAGTCTACTGCCGTTGCAATGAATATCATTCGTTTCTTCTCCATGAAGTTACGCCAATTTGATACCACAATCACAAGATTGTCTTTTAGAAATGCTGTTGAAGAAGATCCAAACGAACTCTTTAAGATCGGTGAATACTACTTCCAACAACAGAATACATCCCATGCAACCTTTGCTTACCAAAGTTATTTAAAACACCTTCCCAATGGGCAGTTTGTTCCGCAGGCAAAACTACGTTTGCAGACAATCAACCAGCCATTCCAATCAGCTCCCATTGATTACAATAAATTCAATCGAAACTACAAAGATAGTGAGATGATCTTTTGTGAACATGAACCAGGTAAGGAATTATTCATTTTACAAAGTGGAAAGGTTAAAATTTCCAAAATCGTAAACCAAAACGAAGTGATGCTCGCCGTTCTCCAAGCAGGAGATATTTTCGGAGAGATGGCCATCCTCGACAACAAACCTCGCTCCGCTTCTGCAGTGGCAGCGGGTGATGTGGAACTACTTGCCATCAACAAAGCCAACTTTGAAGGGATGGTAAAAGCCCAACCTCAATTGGCAACTCGTCTCATTACACTACTCTCTGAACGAATTTGGATTGCTTACAAACAACTTGCGAACCTACTTCTAAAAGACCCACAAGGTCGAATTGTGGATACACTCATGACTTTGGCTGAAAAGAACCGAATCAAAGTGACACCCAAACAAGCTTACAATTTTGAAATTGGAACCAAAGACCTTCTCAAAATGGTAGGCCTCACCGATCCAAAAGACGAACTCATCATCTCCGATATCATGAAGAATAATAAATTTATTCGTATGGATATGGGAAAAATTGTTTGTTCCGACATGGCAGAGCTAGAAAAACTCGTCCAATTCTATCATAAAAAGGCTAACATGGAGAATAAGCTCAAGAAGCTGAAATAA
- a CDS encoding STAS domain-containing protein, translated as MSDKILVEEKGNTIRVRFMDQILDGNAPELREILAEILEKNAQEIYLDLEKVVIVSSLGISRLLSFKNKADEKKMTVKIVNIQDKLKETLKKLMLDQFFGL; from the coding sequence ATGAGTGATAAGATACTAGTAGAAGAAAAGGGAAATACGATTCGTGTTCGTTTTATGGATCAGATTCTCGATGGAAATGCACCGGAACTTCGTGAAATTTTAGCAGAAATTTTAGAAAAGAATGCTCAGGAAATCTATTTGGATTTGGAGAAAGTGGTGATAGTGAGTTCTCTTGGAATCTCTCGTCTCCTCTCTTTTAAAAACAAAGCTGATGAAAAGAAAATGACAGTTAAGATTGTCAACATCCAAGACAAACTAAAAGAAACTTTAAAGAAGTTGATGTTAGATCAGTTTTTCGGACTTTAA
- a CDS encoding adenylate/guanylate cyclase domain-containing protein, which produces MSKRIQKILNRLQLVHLTKGLSDESARALRVNATFQTIMFLIPSLLVPIIYFTEPPETHLTSFISYLVLVIPLAYSRYLLYKGSYAMSAVFALSSSNFHIASLTFFQADDPAPLGFLLFSVMPFLMIPRKNIKLRWFFVSLSAFLFLGSQFYYRVMGNEGLYGPPKWVVPADYLMPPLTLIVIFFILLINQFVKAVNRAEDKLIAEHQKSESLLLNVLPLEVARELKQNGVSKPRHYPSATVCFTDFEGFTKIAETLSPSELVEELDRCFSYFDSLMERHKLEKLKTIGDSYMFVGGIPKTNYTHAIDSVLAALEIQAFMNQMKEIKAAQGLPYWQLRLGIHSGELIAGVIGDKKFAYDVWSDTVNTASRCESSGMTGKINISSSTYELVKDFFQCEYRGEVPAKHKGNIKMYFVEGLLPELQREGHPQIPNQEFVNRYKSLGKTHL; this is translated from the coding sequence ATGTCCAAACGCATTCAAAAAATTCTAAACCGTTTACAACTTGTTCATCTCACAAAGGGCTTAAGTGATGAAAGTGCTCGTGCTTTACGAGTGAATGCCACTTTCCAAACCATTATGTTTTTGATTCCTTCTTTACTTGTACCTATTATTTATTTTACAGAACCACCCGAAACCCATTTAACTTCTTTTATCTCTTATTTAGTTTTAGTAATACCTTTGGCTTACTCTCGTTACCTTTTATATAAAGGAAGTTATGCGATGAGTGCGGTATTTGCACTCTCTTCGAGTAATTTTCACATAGCCTCACTTACCTTTTTCCAGGCAGATGATCCAGCTCCCCTTGGATTTTTACTTTTTTCGGTTATGCCTTTTTTGATGATCCCTCGTAAAAATATTAAACTGAGATGGTTCTTTGTGAGTTTGTCTGCGTTTTTATTTTTAGGTTCTCAATTCTATTATAGAGTTATGGGAAATGAAGGTCTCTATGGTCCACCGAAATGGGTTGTTCCGGCTGATTATTTAATGCCACCCTTAACTTTAATTGTTATATTTTTTATTCTTTTAATCAATCAATTCGTAAAAGCAGTCAACAGAGCAGAAGACAAACTCATCGCAGAACACCAAAAGTCAGAAAGTCTGTTACTCAATGTTTTACCATTGGAAGTTGCCAGGGAATTAAAACAAAATGGAGTGAGTAAACCTAGACATTATCCATCAGCTACTGTTTGTTTTACGGATTTTGAAGGATTTACAAAAATAGCAGAAACTCTTTCCCCTTCAGAACTTGTGGAAGAACTCGATCGTTGTTTTTCTTATTTTGATAGTTTGATGGAACGTCACAAACTCGAAAAACTAAAAACCATTGGTGATAGTTATATGTTTGTTGGTGGGATTCCCAAAACCAATTATACACATGCGATTGATAGTGTTTTAGCGGCTCTCGAAATCCAAGCCTTTATGAACCAAATGAAAGAAATCAAAGCGGCACAAGGTTTACCTTATTGGCAACTAAGACTAGGAATTCATTCGGGAGAGTTAATTGCAGGAGTCATTGGGGATAAAAAGTTTGCTTATGATGTTTGGAGTGATACGGTAAATACTGCCAGTCGATGTGAATCATCGGGAATGACTGGAAAGATCAATATATCCTCATCTACCTATGAACTGGTAAAAGATTTTTTCCAATGTGAATACAGAGGAGAAGTTCCGGCAAAACACAAAGGAAATATAAAAATGTATTTTGTAGAAGGACTCCTTCCCGAATTACAAAGGGAAGGCCATCCTCAAATTCCAAACCAAGAGTTTGTGAATCGTTACAAATCTCTTGGTAAAACGCACCTATGA
- the gmd gene encoding GDP-mannose 4,6-dehydratase gives MKKALITGITGQDGSYLAELLLQKGYEVHGIVRRTSLFNRNRIEHLHGNSNLHLHYGDMTDSSNLNRILEKIQPAEIYNLAAQSHVQVSFEVPEYTAEVDAVGTLRILDAIKQTGINTRFYQASTSELYGLVQEVPQTEKTPFYPRSPYAVAKLYAYWAVVNYREAYNLHASNGILFNHESPRRGETFVTRKITLGVAAVKAGKLPYITMGNIDSKRDWGYAPDYVEMMWMMLQKDTPDDYVVATNETHTVREFIEESYKIAGFEVVWEGKDDKEIGKDKKTGQVLVKIDPKYYRPTEVELLIGNPEKAKRQLGWEPKVKFKELVKIMMEADLKDQGF, from the coding sequence ATGAAAAAAGCACTAATAACCGGAATCACAGGCCAAGACGGTTCCTATTTGGCAGAACTCCTGCTCCAAAAAGGGTACGAAGTCCATGGAATCGTTCGTAGAACGAGCCTTTTCAATCGTAACCGAATAGAACATCTACATGGAAACTCAAACCTCCACCTCCATTATGGAGACATGACAGATTCTTCTAACCTAAACAGAATCTTAGAAAAAATCCAACCAGCAGAAATCTATAATCTTGCTGCTCAGTCCCATGTTCAGGTTTCTTTTGAAGTTCCTGAATATACAGCTGAGGTAGACGCAGTAGGAACTTTACGAATTCTAGATGCCATCAAACAAACTGGGATCAATACACGGTTTTACCAAGCATCTACATCTGAACTTTACGGCCTTGTCCAAGAAGTTCCACAAACTGAAAAAACACCATTTTACCCACGTTCTCCTTATGCAGTAGCAAAACTTTATGCATATTGGGCAGTTGTGAATTACAGAGAAGCGTACAATTTGCACGCTTCTAACGGTATTTTATTCAATCACGAATCTCCAAGACGTGGGGAAACCTTTGTGACAAGAAAAATCACACTTGGCGTTGCTGCTGTCAAAGCGGGAAAACTTCCTTACATCACAATGGGAAACATTGATTCTAAACGTGACTGGGGTTACGCTCCTGACTACGTAGAAATGATGTGGATGATGTTACAGAAAGATACTCCAGATGATTATGTTGTGGCAACCAACGAAACTCATACAGTGCGCGAGTTTATCGAAGAGTCTTACAAAATTGCAGGATTCGAAGTAGTTTGGGAAGGTAAGGACGACAAAGAAATCGGTAAAGACAAAAAAACTGGCCAAGTTCTTGTCAAAATTGATCCAAAATACTATAGACCTACTGAAGTTGAACTTCTTATTGGAAATCCAGAAAAAGCAAAACGTCAGTTAGGTTGGGAACCAAAAGTAAAGTTTAAAGAATTGGTTAAAATCATGATGGAAGCTGATTTAAAGGACCAAGGATTTTAA
- a CDS encoding porin — MFQSIPNPFRTVFLLWCIYSFPLALIAEEKPEPKAETSANPVSPPANAPLQVTAAPENKSNWETGLGKGIKATSSDGQHNVQLRFRSQVQGNQSFQLDPSQDTTNFLVRRTRLQLKAGLFNDTWLVNLQMGFAERDMESQRRNTLRDANIVYNQYRDVKVAFGQMKVPFSRQRWNSSSALQTVDRSSVTAEFNLDRDVGTYLFSEDLFGSKRMFAYYLGVFGGQGRNRVERQTPGVLTVARFVFSPFGGMSKSGSDNDWLSEADFARYKEPKLSLGVSGAYNKNSDRSLSTHGTEFTFAKFNYSHAAGDIYFKWMGFSFQYEWLWRRANTAYVERTVSSALSREYSRSGQGHFVQFGYLFTTNYELSFRFGEFRPLGETDPSLKYSREMGGALSYYFAEHNLKWQTDYFYYTGTPTAAEGDHVVRTQIQVFY; from the coding sequence ATGTTTCAATCCATTCCCAATCCATTTCGAACGGTATTCCTTCTTTGGTGTATCTACTCCTTTCCTCTGGCACTCATCGCGGAAGAAAAACCAGAACCCAAAGCGGAAACCAGTGCGAACCCTGTAAGCCCGCCAGCCAATGCGCCTTTACAGGTGACAGCAGCGCCAGAAAACAAATCCAACTGGGAAACAGGACTAGGAAAAGGGATCAAGGCCACTTCCTCTGACGGCCAACACAATGTTCAACTTAGGTTTCGGTCCCAAGTCCAAGGAAACCAAAGTTTTCAATTGGATCCTTCCCAAGACACAACTAATTTTTTAGTCCGCCGAACGAGATTACAACTCAAAGCAGGACTATTCAATGATACTTGGCTTGTAAATTTACAAATGGGATTTGCAGAACGAGATATGGAAAGCCAAAGAAGGAACACATTACGAGATGCGAACATTGTGTACAACCAATATCGTGATGTAAAAGTTGCCTTTGGGCAAATGAAAGTTCCTTTTAGTAGGCAACGTTGGAATTCTTCCAGCGCCTTACAAACAGTAGATAGATCTTCTGTGACTGCCGAGTTCAACTTAGATCGTGATGTAGGAACTTATCTTTTTTCAGAAGATCTATTTGGCAGCAAACGAATGTTTGCTTATTATCTTGGTGTTTTTGGAGGACAAGGAAGGAACCGAGTCGAAAGACAAACTCCAGGTGTTCTCACAGTAGCAAGATTTGTATTTTCTCCGTTTGGTGGGATGTCAAAATCCGGCTCCGATAATGACTGGTTGTCGGAAGCTGATTTTGCCAGATACAAAGAACCTAAATTGTCTCTTGGGGTTTCTGGAGCCTATAATAAAAATTCAGACCGTTCACTTAGTACGCACGGTACAGAATTTACTTTTGCAAAATTCAATTATAGTCATGCCGCTGGAGATATTTATTTTAAATGGATGGGGTTTTCCTTCCAATACGAATGGTTATGGAGAAGAGCAAACACAGCTTATGTAGAAAGAACAGTAAGCTCCGCACTTTCCAGAGAATATTCTAGAAGTGGACAAGGTCACTTTGTACAATTCGGATATTTGTTTACGACTAATTACGAACTTAGTTTTCGATTTGGAGAATTTAGACCTTTAGGAGAAACCGATCCTAGTTTGAAGTATTCTCGTGAAATGGGAGGAGCTCTTTCCTATTATTTTGCTGAACATAATTTAAAGTGGCAAACAGATTACTTTTATTATACAGGAACTCCTACGGCTGCGGAAGGGGACCATGTGGTTCGAACCCAAATACAGGTATTTTATTAA
- a CDS encoding DUF1501 domain-containing protein, whose amino-acid sequence MDRKEFLKKSILSLGISPFLFSSNPFGSLHASEEEESITLPSKVKSVIFIEMMGGMSHVDTLDPKPNSAFGKVSSSISGLSVLEPFSLTAKQLHSIGIIRSTWSEEGDHGFAQMLLGTGYRMTEAMGFPDIPHFGSVIAYAKKSKVKSSYFPSYVTIGGRGGKNGNSGFLGIDYSGYHIGNVDEPIQHLNPSYGKFADDRILRRKDLVSFMNTEFAKTYPTNESKHWKNMLVAAEEFRNSKNIDSFRINLEDEKTRTRYGTTWQGKAMLLAKRLAAQEVPFIHISIGGWDTHTGNKAQITKIMKETDMGIAALLEDLNNTGLIKQTLFCLTSEFGRTPDVGSRDGRDHHPKVWSTLLGGGPFDKGYVLGETDETGSKPVNLKEAIHVRDLVATIYKAAGVDPDATLTNSFGRPFLLTTKKAKVYEGLF is encoded by the coding sequence ATGGATCGCAAAGAATTTTTAAAAAAATCAATTCTCAGTTTGGGGATAAGTCCCTTTCTTTTTTCATCGAATCCTTTCGGTAGTTTACACGCTTCGGAAGAAGAGGAATCCATCACCCTTCCTTCCAAAGTAAAGTCTGTTATCTTTATTGAAATGATGGGAGGGATGAGTCATGTCGATACATTAGATCCCAAACCTAATAGTGCTTTTGGAAAAGTCAGTTCCAGTATTTCTGGGCTTTCTGTTTTGGAACCATTTTCCCTTACCGCCAAACAACTGCATTCGATAGGAATCATTCGTTCTACTTGGAGTGAAGAAGGGGATCATGGATTTGCACAAATGTTACTTGGAACTGGATACCGAATGACGGAAGCTATGGGTTTTCCCGACATCCCTCATTTCGGCTCCGTGATTGCTTATGCAAAAAAATCAAAAGTCAAATCATCGTACTTCCCAAGTTATGTGACGATTGGCGGAAGAGGGGGAAAAAATGGTAACTCTGGATTTTTGGGAATCGATTATTCTGGTTATCATATTGGAAATGTGGACGAACCCATCCAACACTTAAATCCATCCTATGGAAAATTTGCCGATGATCGAATCCTTCGAAGAAAAGATTTGGTTTCCTTTATGAATACGGAATTTGCAAAAACCTATCCGACTAACGAATCCAAACATTGGAAAAATATGCTCGTGGCCGCAGAAGAATTTCGTAATTCCAAAAACATAGATAGTTTTCGAATTAATTTGGAAGATGAAAAAACAAGAACACGGTATGGAACCACATGGCAAGGCAAAGCTATGTTACTGGCAAAACGACTCGCGGCCCAGGAAGTTCCATTCATTCATATATCGATTGGAGGATGGGACACTCATACTGGAAACAAGGCACAAATCACCAAAATCATGAAAGAAACGGATATGGGGATTGCTGCTCTGTTAGAAGATCTAAATAACACTGGTCTCATTAAACAAACGTTATTCTGTCTGACGAGTGAATTTGGCAGAACCCCTGATGTGGGATCCAGAGATGGTCGTGACCACCATCCTAAAGTTTGGTCCACTTTACTAGGAGGAGGTCCATTTGACAAAGGATATGTTTTGGGAGAAACCGATGAAACTGGATCCAAACCAGTAAATCTAAAGGAAGCGATTCATGTTCGGGATCTTGTTGCCACCATTTATAAAGCCGCAGGAGTTGATCCTGATGCTACACTCACCAATTCCTTTGGCCGTCCTTTTCTATTGACGACAAAGAAAGCCAAAGTGTATGAAGGATTGTTTTAG
- a CDS encoding DUF1553 domain-containing protein, with translation MRLVLKPFGNFRFLLLSLILVIFSFGYIQSRSKQNAVHPLDSLYSKYSPNIVKADRKISFRRLSLHLRGVIPSANEWKELEALPEDQSLESFAVSFLKQPEFAEYWGTKFTSMLRDKSKGRKIPTGAFFQYIAGSIHKNKPYDQLVQEMLTATGNVKETPATLFYIRDGADPLQTAEYVGRLFYAKRVACARCHDHPYISDFTRRDYYAVAAFFSQQFFRDGTWEADRYGKSFSYVPRELELHLPMEEQKNLQDKNNEWNRDNWNKWTDEQRKDYQKKHEVEFATLYYQPKLGLRFPHTDDAPGGDLVRPKYLDGKEAKLKPGEDRRKAFANWLTDKSNDRFRKVLINRVWTELMGWSFFTPLDDWNEDTVVTGEEILNHLDSYFLTNNFKLKELILYIVTSDVYNRSLTSKATDQDPIRYFSPKRLDSDQLLNSLIRISDSQKISNIRERNLSWLTGLMGQKPYDLTGTGSVRFPQDNLKEFSNAVEVERPAPYHTMLSVFGSGPRVDISDDVDELTIEQMLTLMNGRVVGKLVWDFGNKESLVKAEFDQLKSMNMVINNLYFRLLGRGPSAGETEKIKTLMIKPDTVFDKDLLQDILWALINSQEFQHIN, from the coding sequence ATGAGATTGGTACTAAAACCATTTGGCAATTTTCGATTCTTACTCCTGTCTTTAATCCTAGTCATTTTCTCTTTTGGATACATTCAGTCCCGTTCAAAACAGAATGCGGTTCATCCACTAGATAGTTTGTATTCGAAATATTCACCTAATATAGTTAAGGCGGACAGAAAAATTTCCTTTCGAAGGCTTTCCCTTCACCTTCGCGGGGTAATTCCTAGCGCAAACGAATGGAAAGAATTAGAAGCGCTTCCAGAGGACCAAAGTTTAGAATCCTTTGCTGTCAGTTTTTTAAAACAACCTGAGTTTGCTGAATATTGGGGGACCAAGTTTACATCTATGTTACGAGACAAATCCAAAGGACGTAAAATTCCAACGGGAGCTTTCTTTCAATACATAGCAGGATCCATTCATAAAAATAAACCTTATGACCAATTGGTGCAAGAGATGTTGACAGCAACAGGAAACGTTAAGGAAACACCGGCTACTTTATTTTACATTCGAGACGGAGCCGATCCTTTACAAACAGCAGAGTATGTTGGACGATTGTTTTATGCAAAACGAGTAGCATGTGCTAGGTGCCATGACCATCCTTATATCTCGGATTTTACGAGGAGAGATTATTATGCTGTTGCTGCCTTTTTTAGCCAACAATTCTTTCGAGATGGCACTTGGGAAGCGGATCGGTATGGAAAATCTTTTAGTTATGTTCCGAGAGAATTAGAACTCCATCTTCCGATGGAAGAGCAAAAAAATCTCCAAGACAAAAACAATGAATGGAATAGAGATAATTGGAACAAGTGGACCGACGAACAAAGGAAAGACTATCAAAAGAAACATGAAGTGGAATTTGCCACTCTCTATTACCAACCCAAACTGGGACTTCGTTTTCCTCATACAGATGATGCACCAGGTGGAGATTTGGTACGTCCCAAATACTTGGATGGGAAAGAGGCTAAACTCAAACCCGGTGAGGATCGTAGGAAAGCTTTTGCCAATTGGTTGACCGACAAATCTAATGATCGGTTTCGCAAAGTTTTGATCAACCGAGTGTGGACAGAACTCATGGGTTGGAGTTTTTTCACTCCACTCGATGATTGGAATGAAGACACTGTCGTAACAGGGGAAGAAATTTTAAATCATCTCGATTCTTATTTTTTAACCAACAACTTCAAACTAAAAGAACTGATTTTGTACATTGTCACATCCGATGTTTACAATCGTTCGCTGACAAGTAAGGCAACAGACCAAGATCCCATTCGGTATTTTTCACCCAAACGTTTGGACAGTGACCAACTCCTGAACTCACTCATCCGAATCTCTGATTCCCAAAAGATCAGTAATATCCGTGAAAGAAATCTATCTTGGTTAACGGGTCTTATGGGCCAAAAACCTTATGATTTGACCGGTACGGGTTCGGTTCGCTTTCCTCAAGATAACTTAAAAGAATTTTCAAATGCCGTCGAAGTGGAAAGACCTGCTCCTTATCACACGATGTTATCTGTATTTGGTTCAGGTCCACGTGTGGACATTTCAGATGATGTAGATGAACTCACCATAGAACAAATGTTAACACTAATGAATGGCCGTGTGGTGGGAAAACTTGTTTGGGATTTTGGTAACAAAGAGTCTCTTGTGAAAGCAGAGTTTGATCAACTAAAGTCAATGAACATGGTCATCAACAATCTTTACTTCCGACTTTTAGGCCGTGGACCTAGCGCTGGTGAAACAGAAAAAATTAAAACACTGATGATAAAACCAGACACTGTTTTTGACAAAGATTTACTCCAAGACATTCTCTGGGCTCTTATCAATAGCCAAGAGTTCCAACACATCAACTAA
- a CDS encoding zinc ribbon domain-containing protein: MAEEKIYEMLWDCEFCGSKKLLGKTHRHCPNCGATQDPNRRYFPNDEDKVAVQDHIYYGADKVCPFCQTANGAKATFCGNCGGSLDGAQNVKLRSDQDGLTEDSVKRAKEDLAFQNSEFIKPHPKTPKWVLWLLGTIVFGGIGFVCLGVLWTEKVELQITHHEWSRTIAIDQFKPVSESEWCDSMPMGAYSVSRSRQIRSYDSIPDGEDCHTVRSDRGDGTFSESESCSTKYRKEPVYDDHCSYRIDKWAFDRNAVAKGFGTTQEPYWPTPQIRECSSTSIGCERLGAKEEKYLVHFTESSGETKGEKHDCEFDMPKWKSLPAKALYQSEKSVIFNYITCDTIQTLEGSSIEE; this comes from the coding sequence ATGGCAGAAGAAAAAATCTATGAAATGCTTTGGGACTGCGAGTTTTGCGGTTCTAAAAAGTTACTTGGGAAAACACATAGGCATTGTCCGAATTGTGGAGCCACACAAGATCCAAATCGTAGATACTTTCCAAACGATGAGGATAAAGTTGCAGTCCAAGATCATATTTACTACGGAGCCGACAAGGTTTGTCCTTTTTGCCAAACTGCCAATGGAGCAAAAGCCACGTTCTGCGGAAACTGCGGTGGTTCTCTCGATGGTGCTCAAAATGTAAAACTTCGTTCTGACCAAGACGGACTCACTGAAGATTCTGTAAAAAGAGCAAAAGAAGACTTAGCCTTCCAAAATTCTGAATTCATCAAACCTCATCCCAAAACTCCCAAATGGGTTTTGTGGTTACTAGGAACTATCGTCTTTGGTGGGATTGGATTTGTTTGTCTCGGAGTTCTTTGGACCGAAAAAGTAGAACTACAAATCACCCATCATGAATGGTCGCGCACCATTGCCATTGACCAGTTCAAACCAGTTTCTGAATCGGAGTGGTGTGATTCTATGCCGATGGGTGCGTACAGTGTGTCCAGAAGCCGTCAGATCAGAAGTTATGATAGTATCCCTGATGGAGAAGATTGCCATACAGTTCGTTCTGATCGTGGAGATGGAACGTTTTCAGAAAGTGAAAGTTGTTCCACCAAATACAGAAAAGAACCTGTTTATGATGATCATTGCAGTTACCGGATTGATAAATGGGCCTTTGATCGCAATGCAGTAGCGAAAGGATTTGGAACTACGCAAGAACCGTATTGGCCGACTCCTCAAATTCGCGAATGTTCCAGTACGAGTATCGGTTGTGAAAGATTAGGTGCAAAGGAAGAAAAGTATTTAGTTCATTTCACAGAATCCAGTGGTGAAACCAAAGGAGAAAAACATGACTGCGAATTTGATATGCCAAAATGGAAATCACTGCCAGCCAAAGCGTTGTACCAATCAGAAAAAAGTGTCATCTTCAATTACATTACTTGTGACACCATACAAACGTTAGAAGGAAGTTCAATAGAGGAATAA
- a CDS encoding LIMLP_15305 family protein, with product MDQTWLKTTLERFKNEQDPIRKFLKETKLFEEALANQEFEKTDLLVRKELGGLLSTFKESFRKLEEGFVAKAQIQNIGKTNPAITLLDRIIMKVSSAGYGLNGLGTGVKATSEEIEKLLNHDFSMLEKAGILQKEILETLPTAFVTNPETAIESINKLLLDFETQFESRNSIFLKK from the coding sequence ATGGATCAAACCTGGTTAAAAACCACATTAGAAAGATTTAAGAACGAACAAGATCCCATTCGGAAGTTCTTAAAAGAAACCAAACTATTTGAAGAAGCTCTGGCCAACCAAGAGTTTGAAAAAACCGACCTTCTCGTTCGGAAGGAACTGGGAGGTTTGCTCTCAACCTTTAAGGAAAGTTTTCGTAAACTGGAAGAAGGTTTTGTGGCAAAAGCCCAAATTCAAAATATCGGAAAAACAAATCCAGCCATAACACTTCTCGATCGAATCATTATGAAGGTGAGTTCTGCAGGTTATGGACTGAATGGACTTGGTACTGGTGTCAAAGCCACATCTGAAGAAATAGAAAAACTATTAAACCATGACTTTTCTATGTTGGAAAAAGCCGGTATTTTACAAAAAGAAATTTTGGAAACTTTACCAACTGCTTTTGTTACAAATCCAGAAACGGCAATTGAATCGATTAACAAACTTTTGTTAGACTTCGAAACTCAATTTGAATCAAGAAACTCAATCTTTTTAAAAAAATAG